A window from Luteolibacter flavescens encodes these proteins:
- a CDS encoding energy transducer TonB family protein: MASFTRITTGTAGLCLAAVALALTSCGKKEEPKKKAPSVVIVDIPPPPPPPPPPPPPKQEPPPEEQPKEEEMIAQEEIQEEAPAEPDAPADEPAPLGTGIAGDGPPDGFGLSGKGGGGGTGTGGGRRGIPAGKYDGAARMVIRSLTAELQRNAKTRSATFNGRVAVWVDSTGRVTRVKLTGSSGSSAADDAIRNDLIGFQFSEPLPSDMPMPIHMRLSGRKAN; this comes from the coding sequence ATGGCCTCTTTCACCAGGATCACCACCGGCACCGCAGGCCTCTGCCTGGCTGCGGTCGCGCTCGCACTCACCTCGTGCGGGAAGAAGGAGGAGCCGAAGAAGAAGGCCCCCTCCGTCGTCATCGTCGATATCCCGCCGCCACCTCCTCCACCACCCCCGCCGCCGCCACCGAAGCAGGAGCCGCCGCCGGAGGAACAGCCGAAGGAGGAGGAAATGATCGCCCAGGAGGAGATCCAGGAGGAGGCACCCGCCGAGCCCGATGCTCCTGCCGATGAACCCGCACCGCTCGGCACCGGCATCGCCGGCGACGGCCCGCCCGATGGCTTCGGCCTGAGTGGCAAGGGCGGCGGCGGTGGCACCGGCACGGGTGGTGGCCGCCGCGGCATCCCCGCCGGGAAATACGACGGCGCTGCCCGCATGGTCATCCGCTCGCTGACCGCCGAACTCCAGCGGAACGCGAAGACGCGCTCCGCCACCTTCAACGGCCGCGTCGCTGTCTGGGTGGACTCCACCGGTCGCGTCACCCGCGTGAAGCTCACCGGCTCCTCCGGCAGCTCCGCCGCGGACGATGCGATCCGGAATGACCTCATCGGCTTCCAGTTCTCCGAGCCTCTCCCGTCCGACATGCCCATGCCGATCCACATGCGGCTCTCCGGCCGCAAGGCGAACTGA
- a CDS encoding peptidylprolyl isomerase → MHRILFSCLALLAPLHAQSAKTVVAKVGDAEVYVDDLQGWLAGLEPAQREAAKKQPSLLTEAVRTLLVQRLVLQEAEAKKWADRPEVAAAIQRQRSTIVAESYLRSVAQPAADFPDEETLKKAYEAAGDALMIQRRHKLAQVFIAAPEAAKDKAAKDAEVAEVKKKLAAAGADFAAIARAHSEEAASAGKGGEIGWLDENLIEEGIRAEVTKVSKGGVTPPILLKDGWHFVKVLDREEPRKLTFDEVKPRLAERLREQQAQAASQAYVAKLLQDHPVVINEIELPKVLAEPKSK, encoded by the coding sequence ATGCATCGCATCCTTTTCTCCTGCCTCGCCCTGCTTGCCCCGCTGCACGCGCAATCCGCCAAGACCGTCGTCGCCAAGGTGGGCGATGCCGAGGTCTATGTGGACGACCTGCAAGGATGGCTCGCCGGCCTGGAACCCGCCCAGCGCGAGGCTGCCAAGAAGCAACCATCGCTGCTCACGGAGGCCGTTCGCACCCTGCTCGTGCAGCGCCTGGTGCTGCAGGAAGCCGAGGCGAAGAAGTGGGCGGATCGCCCCGAGGTCGCCGCGGCCATCCAGCGCCAGCGCTCCACCATCGTTGCCGAGAGCTACCTGCGCTCCGTCGCCCAGCCCGCCGCGGATTTCCCCGATGAGGAGACCTTGAAGAAGGCCTACGAGGCAGCCGGTGACGCGCTGATGATCCAGCGCCGCCACAAGCTCGCGCAGGTCTTCATCGCCGCTCCAGAAGCTGCAAAGGACAAGGCCGCGAAGGACGCCGAAGTCGCCGAGGTGAAGAAGAAGCTGGCCGCCGCCGGTGCCGACTTCGCCGCGATCGCCCGCGCGCACAGCGAGGAAGCCGCGTCCGCAGGCAAGGGCGGCGAGATCGGCTGGCTGGATGAAAATCTCATCGAGGAAGGCATCCGCGCCGAGGTCACGAAGGTCTCGAAGGGTGGCGTCACCCCGCCGATTCTGCTCAAGGACGGCTGGCATTTCGTCAAGGTGCTCGACCGCGAGGAACCGCGGAAGCTCACCTTCGACGAAGTGAAGCCGCGCCTCGCCGAGCGCCTCCGCGAGCAGCAGGCACAGGCCGCCAGCCAAGCCTATGTGGCGAAACTGTTGCAGGACCATCCGGTGGTCATCAACGAGATTGAGCTGCCCAAGGTCCTTGCCGAGCCGAAGTCGAAGTAA
- a CDS encoding ExbD/TolR family protein has product MASADDKSYDDINVTPMVDLYLVLLLIFIIMTTAGVQGVKVDLPRASKAAAPKMDGPKMQAITIDNQGKIRLNTTPISSLAELESKLSAVKASAPDTPVVVRGDRGSQYQGVMDVLDVLGRVGITKIGLATEPSK; this is encoded by the coding sequence ATGGCCTCTGCCGACGACAAGAGCTACGATGACATCAACGTCACGCCGATGGTGGACCTCTACCTCGTGCTGCTGCTCATCTTCATCATCATGACCACTGCCGGCGTGCAGGGGGTGAAGGTGGACCTGCCGCGCGCGAGCAAGGCCGCCGCGCCGAAGATGGACGGCCCGAAGATGCAGGCCATCACCATCGACAACCAGGGGAAGATCCGCCTGAACACCACGCCCATCTCCTCGCTCGCCGAGCTGGAGAGCAAGCTGAGCGCGGTGAAGGCCTCCGCCCCGGACACCCCGGTCGTCGTACGCGGTGACCGCGGTTCGCAGTACCAGGGCGTGATGGACGTGCTCGACGTGCTCGGGCGCGTGGGCATCACGAAGATCGGCCTCGCCACCGAGCCGTCGAAGTAA
- a CDS encoding putative porin, with product MLRHDSHVRLSTLLALLSLQAGLLHAQEADPAALPDEPGTDLPALTEPDANAPATDAATGPAAMMAGGSVSQNVTINLISRLVKRGMLTQEDANDLIAMAEADAQAARLRDESMRVAIADAAAPPLEEGDVGVSYVPEPVRQQMQAEIKAQLTAEAREQEWSAKNPKPEWKEQWEIFGDLRTRYEGTFFGDGNDNTGAFPNFNAINTGSPFDVAGTQFSPQLNVDEDRQRFRFRFRAGAGFDLEDGFSGGFRVATGDSNSPVSTNQSFGTSGGNFSKYQLWLDRAFLSYNFGKQLDADVNIDIGRFENPFFASEVMWDDDIGLDGIALRGSHQVADGVKVFGAGGAFPIFNTDFHFASNQPAKFESTDKYLFAGQIGVDLKIKDDLNAKFSVAYYDFSGAEGEFSSPYTPLTSSDAGSSDATRPSFAQKGNTYMPLRVIIPDASNGFGTTNQWQYFGLATPFKNVTFTGRLDYDGYEPVRLSAVGEVIKNVAFDENRLALYGVNNRGPAGAGGGSGAFEGGDMAWFLNLIAGSPSFDKRGDWNTFIGYRHVESDAVIDGFTDSDFGGGGTNMKGFTIGGNYALSPSVRVGARWMSAGEIAGPTLKSDVLQFDINAKF from the coding sequence ATGCTCCGCCACGACTCACACGTCCGTCTCTCCACGTTGCTTGCGCTCCTCTCGCTGCAGGCCGGACTGCTGCACGCCCAGGAAGCCGACCCCGCCGCGCTGCCTGATGAACCCGGCACCGACCTGCCCGCGCTGACCGAGCCGGATGCAAACGCCCCGGCGACCGATGCCGCCACCGGCCCCGCCGCGATGATGGCCGGAGGCTCCGTCTCGCAAAACGTCACCATCAATCTCATCAGCCGCCTCGTGAAGCGCGGCATGCTCACGCAGGAGGATGCGAATGACCTCATCGCCATGGCCGAGGCGGATGCCCAGGCCGCGCGCCTCCGCGACGAGTCCATGCGGGTTGCTATCGCCGACGCCGCCGCGCCTCCGTTGGAAGAGGGCGACGTGGGCGTCAGCTACGTGCCGGAGCCGGTGCGCCAGCAGATGCAGGCCGAGATCAAGGCCCAGCTCACGGCCGAGGCCCGCGAGCAGGAGTGGTCCGCGAAGAATCCGAAGCCGGAGTGGAAGGAACAGTGGGAGATCTTCGGCGACCTCCGCACCCGCTACGAGGGAACCTTCTTCGGCGATGGCAATGACAACACGGGTGCCTTCCCGAATTTCAACGCGATCAACACGGGCTCGCCTTTCGATGTCGCGGGCACGCAGTTCTCGCCGCAGCTCAATGTGGACGAGGATCGCCAGCGCTTCCGCTTCCGCTTCCGTGCAGGCGCGGGCTTCGATCTCGAGGACGGCTTCAGCGGTGGCTTCCGCGTGGCCACCGGCGACAGCAACTCGCCCGTCTCGACGAACCAGTCCTTCGGCACCTCGGGCGGCAATTTCTCGAAGTACCAGCTCTGGCTCGACCGCGCCTTCCTCTCCTACAACTTCGGCAAGCAGCTCGATGCCGACGTGAACATCGACATCGGCCGCTTCGAGAATCCCTTCTTCGCCTCCGAGGTGATGTGGGACGACGACATCGGTCTGGACGGCATCGCGCTGCGCGGCTCGCACCAGGTGGCGGACGGCGTGAAGGTCTTCGGTGCCGGTGGTGCCTTCCCGATCTTCAATACGGACTTCCATTTCGCGTCGAACCAGCCCGCGAAATTCGAGAGCACGGACAAGTATCTCTTCGCCGGCCAGATCGGCGTGGACCTCAAGATCAAGGACGACCTGAATGCGAAGTTCAGCGTCGCCTACTATGACTTTAGTGGAGCCGAGGGCGAGTTCTCCTCGCCCTACACGCCGCTCACTTCCTCCGACGCGGGCAGCAGCGATGCGACGCGCCCGTCCTTCGCTCAGAAGGGCAATACCTACATGCCGCTGCGCGTCATCATCCCGGATGCGAGCAATGGCTTCGGCACCACGAACCAGTGGCAGTACTTCGGCCTCGCGACGCCCTTCAAGAACGTGACCTTCACCGGCCGCCTGGACTACGACGGCTACGAGCCCGTCCGCCTCTCGGCCGTGGGCGAGGTCATCAAGAACGTGGCCTTCGATGAAAACCGCCTCGCGCTCTACGGCGTGAACAACCGCGGCCCGGCCGGTGCTGGCGGTGGCAGCGGTGCCTTCGAGGGCGGCGACATGGCATGGTTCCTGAATCTCATCGCGGGCAGTCCGTCCTTCGACAAGCGCGGCGACTGGAATACCTTCATCGGCTACCGCCATGTGGAATCCGACGCGGTCATCGACGGCTTCACCGACTCCGACTTCGGCGGCGGTGGCACGAACATGAAGGGCTTCACCATCGGCGGGAATTACGCGCTCTCGCCCTCCGTCCGCGTCGGCGCCCGCTGGATGAGCGCCGGGGAAATCGCCGGACCCACGCTGAAGAGCGACGTCCTCCAGTTCGACATCAACGCCAAATTCTAA